The genomic interval CCTGTGAAATCCTCTTTGAACCACCCATCACAGAGGAGTCAATATTAGAGCAATGTATTCGAGAAGATGCAATGTCTGATGTGTCCAATGAGTTCTGCCATGACCAGGACCCTGATGATATGGACGAATGCCTGGGAGTTGAGATTGAAGCCGCTTCCTCAGACAGTGACACAGACGAGAAATGGAGATCTATATTTTCTTCCTCCATAAATAAAGAAGATGATGACTCATATTTGGACAGTCTTCAGCTGAGTGCTCAGGAGCTCTTTGTGCAGAAAGTGGAGGTGACAGACTTTGAGGgagaagacaacaacaacaacacgaaGAAGTCAATATTGACGTTCCACAAGAGGAAGAAGTTCTGGAACAACCCGAGGATACTATTTCCTTTTCCATCCCTCCACAAGAGGTTAAATATAACCCTTTAAGCCTTCAAGGGTTGTCCAAAATCTCTGAAGATGAGGGTGAAAATGGAAGGGACCACGCCGCCGACTTGAACAAGAAGCTACCAAAAGACTTCTGCGTGATACAGGAGACCAAGAGCAAGAACGTTAGCACAGAGCATGTGGACTTCCAGCTGGCTCGAAAACAGTGGCGGGAAATGGAGGAGCAAACCAAGAACAAGATCATCATCCCTACAACCAAGCACCCCAGCTTCCATGGCAGCCACAGCTTCATGTACACACCGGTCCGCAACATTGAAAGAACGCACAAGAAAGCTTACGAGCTGGAGAACCTGAATCTGGCTGGCGATTATCCTCACATGCAATTCAGCCCTTGCTCAGAGGATTCTGGCCTGGATGATTCCAGTTACAGGTCCCCGTATGATGACCTGGAGACACCAGTCGAAAGGGAGATTCGCATATCAATGGAGCGGGAGGAAACCTTCAGGAGAGAGAAGGGCCTCTCCAGGATGGGCAAATCCACTGACTGTGCTCCCTCACGAGGTATGCCGAGATCTATAAGCACTCCACTGACGCCATCATTCATCATAACCTCCTCGCCCAGCAAGGAACCACTAAGACATGAAGTATCGGCAAACAACGTTATCATTCTCGACCCAAGGAATGATTTCACGTCCAACCCTAGACACGGCAAGGACAACGGGGCGGCTCAGTCCGGGGAGTGGTGCTCTGAGGACAACAGCTCCAACGTCATCATCCTAGAGACATCCAATCTGATCATCCGAAGTGCCTCCGATTACTCCCTCAACAAAGCCTGCGAGCAACCCCAGGAGAAAATGTTCCTTAACAACCCCTTTTTCAAGCTGCGTTCAAGAAGCACGATGTCGCTGGTGGACGAGGAGATTAAGATGAtgaagcagagggaggaggagctcaGGAAAGAGAGGGTGAATATGTACGGCAAGGACAGGTTCGATAGCGAAAGGATATTGTCGAATCACATGGACACGTTGTCGTTTGACAATTCAGGTAAATAATCGACCACAGAACACTACATGATCAACACACAtatcttttacttttggtgtgtgtgtgtgtgtgtgtgtattaagcTAATGACTACCTTCTGATCTTAGCCGTGAAGTGCAAATCCTCCCCATCATCACCGATGAAGACGGCCTACAGGATGGATCGATCCGCGTTATCCTGCGATCACAGAGTAAGCTCTCGCtcatacatttccatttcacaATTGTAGCCACGTAACCGGATAGCAATATTACCATATCATTACCATTGCATTGACACTCATTTATGTCCCACTTCAGTCTTATAATCTGGGAGAGGAGGTGGAAGTcaaggaggtggaggaagtgcTTTGAAAGCAGGTAAACAATCAGCTGTCTCTCTTAGTTTCCAGACGTCTACACGGGAGGAAGACGCAAGAGTGCTATGGCTCTGCGCTGGGAGGCGGGCGAGTTCACAAAAAACGAATGAAGAGGACCGAGTCAACAGTTTGCCAAATATGGGCATCAATTGTCAATGTTTTACTCATACAACTTTAATGCAGTGTTGCAATTGTTTGTCGCTTTGCTTCTGTGATGCTACGGGCGAAACTGGCAAGACGAGGAGGTTTTTCTTGGACAAgatcttttacattttattctctCACACAGACATAGAGAACACTAACTCTGGGCATTGTTTTCTGATGTGTCCTAGTCAGTTTTGAGtcaaaacagctgcaggagATTACAGCTTATACTCTTTGTTTATTGATCTTTATTTCAATTTCGACAAGAACAGTGCCAACACACAGTTTCCACTTCAAACAAGTTTTATAGATATACTTACTTTGATCTGTGGCAAGTTTAATGCTAAAAATGAGAAACAACCCCCTTTAATAGCCGCATGCCTCCGGGTGGTGATCACCTGCCTCTCAAATTGTTTAAATGGTCTGATCCAGAAGCACAGAATCTCAAAAAACTGccagtgtgagaaaaaaagatttgagAATTGACCTTGTTTTTCTGAGGTAGTAGTAAAGACATCTTGATATAGTACTCACATGCCATATGTACATAAAGAGTTATTGGTAGCTGTCGGATACGTTATATTTGTAGGTAGGGTACACTTTGATAGCATGAAGATGAATTGTGGGGCTTAGGTTGTGTTGGATTGAATCTGAATTGAGGGCACGACCAACAGGCTGAAGACAAAACCTATCCGTATCATCCCTAGTAGTTACCTCTTTAGACACAGGACAGTGCTACGTTATCCTTTGAGGGGCTTCAGTTCAAGTTTGGTCACTGCTAACTCTATTGAGGCTAGCATTTAACTTTGTCTTTCTGCTGCAAAGTGTTGGACAAGCAGTGGGTTTAAGTTTGCACTAAAAACAGACGCCCGCCGGATGTGAGGTCGATGAACGCTAAAGCTCCATATTGCAGGAGCAGACCTTGGTTTAACAGAATGCATTGGGGACTGTGGTATCTGAATCCCGTGCGGTTTAGTGGCGCCAGAAAGAGATTGTGAGATGAAAGAAATCAACAAGTCCATCTATGACATGTGACGACTGTATTAAGAAAGAACTGACAGATTGTGAACCtttatttaaagcaacattATGGAGTAATTGGTGGTTTGAGAGTGCTAGTCATGAATATTGAGCGCTGTTATGGTAGACGTGTGCATTTCTTCTGATTACCTTACTTATTAATAACCAAAGTCGAGCGAGTCTTTGCTCACACAGCAAGGGCAACATCAAAAGGCATAAAGCACGTTAATATTGCAAAGTAAAAAGCTTTCTGTTCCTCGAGATATACTTAATGTATAAACCAAAGTCACTGCCAGAGAGAGGAAACGTATGTGTGGTGTTAAAGTTATATAATGTTGCTTTAAAGAAGCGGACAGTGATCTGGAGGTTGTTGCTGAGATGCCTGATGTTAGACAGATGTAATGTTGACTCCACTTTGCTTAACCTTTCTTgacattataaatgtaaatcagatttaaaaacatattttgatgtTATTGTATGTCTTGATACAGCAAATGCCACATGCTCAGTGTATATTACGTGTATTTTCGTACAATGCTTATTCGCTGcaaatgaatattttaaggTGAGCTAGACGGGCAATATTAAGAGTATTTTGAACTCATTTCTTTCAGTGGAGAATATGAATCACTCATACTGTTACATACCGCATTTACAGAAAGACTTTAGTGAAGATAAATATGAGTATGCACACTACCTGCAGTTAGACAATCCAATAAGTACAGGTATGCTGAAGACTGGAGGACCAATGATGAACTTGGAAAGTGGACGTTCATCGTCTAAAATCTCAGAGctttggaaatgaaaacataataacGTAGGTTTCCAAAAGATGGTATTTTATTCTCTATACGATATAACTATAAATGAATGTTCCTTTATATACTGTAAAGTGAAGATACAGTATACTTACATCTTATTTTCATtcaacttctttttttatgttccaGGACAattgtctgaaaaaaaagggatttcctaaaaataaaactattgaATGATGATCGTTATCATTATTTACAAAGCCTTGTTATCTTCAGCTTCTTAGAGCTTCTTTTCCTTAGATTGGACTGACCTTAAACAGCATTGTTTTTACATCCCATGTTTGTACGCTTCATTGTTCAATTATAGCTTACAAAATCTCAAGGTTGCTTGCTGATGTTTAAACATTGTGTGAAAAGTCCCTGACATGGCTTTTTCAGGCTTATGACTTAATATTCGGGGGCTTTTTACTTTGTATTCCTCGTGCAATTATTGAAGAGACTAGtgcaacaataaacaatgtgaAAGCAGAACGTTGGCTTCGTTTGTCGGGTGTTTTTTCATAATGAGATTACTTGTGTGCAAAGATAACAGCCTGAGGGGGGCACAGGGAAAGTTGCTCAATTATCCGAAATGGAAATGGTTCACTCTCTGCGGAGTATAAATGTGCTCAGTACATTCCTAGGAATCTAACGGGTTTGAAAATGAAGGTCTGGTTGCGGTACTATTTAAAATATCCCCAGAGTTATGAATTAAGTAACTTACACCAAGTAATAGCAACAGAAAGTGTCCTTCAAAAGCAGAAATATGCACTCGATTACATAGATAATCCTTTGTGATCATCACACACTTGCAATAGCTTTTAAAAAGGCAGCCAGGAACGCTGTGTTTCCCATCAG from Eleginops maclovinus isolate JMC-PN-2008 ecotype Puerto Natales chromosome 21, JC_Emac_rtc_rv5, whole genome shotgun sequence carries:
- the LOC134883963 gene encoding uncharacterized protein LOC134883963, translating into MEEQTKNKIIIPTTKHPSFHGSHSFMYTPVRNIERTHKKAYELENLNLAGDYPHMQFSPCSEDSGLDDSSYRSPYDDLETPVEREIRISMEREETFRREKGLSRMGKSTDCAPSRGMPRSISTPLTPSFIITSSPSKEPLRHEVSANNVIILDPRNDFTSNPRHGKDNGAAQSGEWCSEDNSSNVIILETSNLIIRSASDYSLNKACEQPQEKMFLNNPFFKLRSRSTMSLVDEEIKMMKQREEELRKERVNMYGKDRFDSERILSNHMDTLSFDNSAVKCKSSPSSPMKTAYRMDRSALSCDHRFPDVYTGGRRKSAMALRWEAGEFTKNE